From a region of the Rhodococcus sp. 4CII genome:
- a CDS encoding DUF4012 domain-containing protein — translation MDAKSPNNSHSDDPIPAEAPEDTRRWSPRRRILTGVGVAAVAVLAWFGFSAWQVQHNLTGARDNAQLAKDSLLDGDTEGAQRAATEARERAAAAQDNLHSVPWSAFAAVPGVGAPFESAQQMSDVVVGLTRDVLTPAVDVGVALSPRDLIAEGGSVQLQPLRDAAPALQETSIAARNLATQAQGIRGAGYLGLVDDARTQLQNQTDDVAKLLENTSIGAKVLPAMLGLDGPRSYFLAFQTNAEARATGGLVGGYSVIHASNGKMGIEKLGKNTEVSYDKRPLDLGSDYKSMYGNYNPSVDIRNSNLSSHFPYAARIWQSMWAQESGEQVDGAIATDPVALSYVLAAVGPVTLPDGEVVDADNVVELTESTAYTRFITDEANYTADNADRKEYLQTIAGKVVEKMTGKIESPQRLLDAVGRAAGERRIAVWSAHPDEQAILADTTLGYTVPEDPAPYAGVVINNNGGNKLDYYLDREIDYTAGDCTGDTRTTAVTVRLTNNTPDSNFPRIVAGTFKDKRLPYGTNLSMVSLLSTNGATLTKATVDGKQSFAIQGKELGHPVFTVPVTIPKGATVELRYELTEPTAPGEARVPVQPLVDDPTVTVSAPVCAG, via the coding sequence ATGGACGCGAAGTCGCCCAACAACTCCCACAGCGACGATCCGATACCTGCTGAGGCACCGGAAGATACGCGTCGCTGGAGCCCGCGCCGGCGGATACTCACCGGTGTGGGCGTTGCGGCCGTCGCTGTTCTCGCCTGGTTCGGCTTCTCCGCGTGGCAGGTCCAGCACAACCTCACCGGCGCGCGGGACAACGCTCAGCTCGCCAAGGATTCGCTACTCGACGGCGACACCGAGGGCGCCCAGCGAGCCGCGACCGAAGCCCGCGAACGGGCCGCAGCCGCACAGGACAACCTGCATTCGGTTCCGTGGAGTGCATTTGCTGCCGTGCCCGGCGTCGGCGCACCGTTCGAGTCGGCACAGCAGATGTCCGACGTGGTGGTCGGGCTCACCCGCGACGTTCTCACACCCGCGGTCGACGTCGGTGTGGCGCTGTCACCGCGAGACCTGATCGCGGAAGGCGGCAGCGTACAACTTCAGCCGCTGCGCGATGCCGCACCGGCGCTCCAGGAGACATCGATCGCCGCGCGGAACTTGGCAACTCAGGCACAGGGCATTCGCGGCGCCGGATACCTCGGACTCGTGGACGATGCCCGAACCCAGCTTCAGAATCAAACCGACGACGTGGCAAAACTCCTGGAGAACACGTCGATCGGTGCCAAAGTTCTTCCGGCGATGCTCGGCCTCGACGGGCCACGCAGCTACTTCCTCGCTTTTCAGACCAACGCGGAAGCACGCGCCACCGGCGGACTCGTCGGTGGTTACAGCGTCATCCATGCCAGCAACGGAAAAATGGGCATCGAGAAACTCGGCAAGAACACCGAAGTGTCCTACGACAAGCGGCCTCTCGATCTCGGCTCCGATTACAAGAGCATGTACGGAAACTACAATCCCTCGGTCGACATCCGAAACAGCAACCTGAGCTCCCACTTCCCATACGCGGCCCGGATCTGGCAATCGATGTGGGCGCAGGAGTCGGGCGAGCAGGTCGACGGAGCGATCGCGACCGATCCCGTCGCGCTGAGCTACGTTCTGGCGGCGGTCGGCCCGGTCACCCTGCCAGACGGGGAAGTCGTCGACGCCGACAACGTCGTGGAACTGACCGAATCCACCGCCTACACCCGGTTCATCACCGACGAGGCCAATTACACCGCCGACAACGCCGATCGCAAGGAGTACCTCCAGACCATCGCCGGGAAGGTCGTCGAGAAGATGACCGGCAAGATCGAGTCACCCCAGCGCCTGCTCGACGCGGTCGGGCGCGCCGCCGGGGAGCGCCGCATCGCGGTATGGAGTGCGCATCCGGACGAGCAGGCAATACTCGCCGACACCACTCTCGGATACACCGTCCCCGAAGATCCCGCACCGTACGCCGGTGTGGTGATCAACAACAACGGCGGCAACAAGCTCGACTACTACCTCGACCGCGAAATCGACTACACCGCCGGCGACTGCACGGGCGACACACGCACGACGGCCGTCACCGTCCGGCTCACCAACAACACGCCGGACAGCAACTTTCCACGAATCGTCGCCGGCACCTTCAAGGACAAGCGCCTGCCGTACGGAACCAACCTCTCCATGGTGTCGCTGCTGTCGACCAACGGCGCCACCCTGACGAAGGCAACCGTCGACGGCAAGCAGTCCTTCGCCATTCAGGGAAAAGAACTGGGACACCCCGTCTTCACCGTTCCCGTCACCATCCCCAAGGGCGCGACCGTCGAGTTGCGATACGAACTGACCGAGCCCACCGCACCAGGTGAAGCCCGGGTGCCCGTCCAGCCACTCGTCGACGATCCGACAGTGACCGTCAGCGCGCCGGTGTGCGCCGGATGA
- a CDS encoding glycosyltransferase family 2 protein, whose product MDESQVSVIIVTYNSEAVIGDCVRPLSRQDGIELVVLDNASADGTLAVLAEAAPDAVIVRNEENVGFARGVNRAACHARGRALLLLNPDARISPRDVLALAAIFDKSPDVGIVAPTLSQPAGRLEIREGGRRPDAVSVFNHFSGLSRLSHKHPRLEGLYLLHTHDFATRELDWVSGACMMVRKQTWDELGGLTERWFMYAEDLEFCLRTRQYGKRIVMSAEQTGTHVVGGSTGAAATTRPNPAWVINLYDLYKWKLARNRIHSVLWKISVVAGLLSRSVAFYVKSFGAPERSVLWRSESRKFLWYTRSLLAQSSRIDEATT is encoded by the coding sequence ATGGACGAGTCTCAGGTTTCCGTGATCATCGTGACCTATAACAGCGAAGCCGTCATCGGGGATTGTGTTCGCCCGCTGTCCCGGCAGGACGGAATCGAGCTCGTCGTGCTGGACAATGCATCCGCGGACGGGACGCTGGCAGTTCTCGCCGAGGCAGCGCCGGACGCCGTCATCGTCCGCAACGAGGAGAACGTGGGTTTCGCACGGGGTGTCAACCGCGCGGCATGCCACGCACGGGGGCGCGCGCTACTACTGCTCAATCCCGATGCACGCATCTCCCCCCGAGACGTTCTCGCACTGGCGGCCATTTTCGACAAGTCGCCGGACGTCGGGATCGTCGCTCCGACGCTCAGTCAACCGGCGGGTCGCCTCGAGATCCGCGAAGGCGGCCGGAGACCCGATGCGGTCAGCGTGTTCAATCACTTTTCGGGCCTCTCGCGACTGTCGCACAAGCATCCTCGTCTGGAAGGTCTGTATCTCCTCCACACCCACGATTTCGCGACGAGAGAGTTGGATTGGGTATCCGGAGCCTGCATGATGGTCCGTAAGCAGACGTGGGACGAGTTGGGCGGACTCACCGAACGATGGTTCATGTATGCGGAAGACCTGGAATTCTGTCTTCGCACACGCCAATACGGCAAGCGGATAGTCATGAGCGCCGAACAGACGGGAACCCACGTAGTCGGGGGAAGTACAGGAGCCGCCGCGACGACCAGGCCGAATCCTGCATGGGTGATCAATCTCTACGATCTGTACAAGTGGAAGTTGGCCCGGAACCGCATACACAGTGTGTTGTGGAAGATCTCCGTCGTCGCAGGACTTCTGTCGAGATCGGTTGCATTCTACGTAAAATCGTTCGGCGCACCGGAACGATCAGTGCTGTGGCGGTCCGAGTCGCGCAAGTTTCTCTGGTACACCCGCTCACTGCTCGCGCAATCCAGCAGGATCGACGAGGCCACGACATGA
- a CDS encoding polysaccharide pyruvyl transferase family protein, producing MTTTNPRILVLWADRDSTNLGLRALAEGTESVVARRWPNAELTYHTQDSQDTPLSKRNVLRDIFRSRGPIKRELSRYDAILDTGAGDSFTDIYGLRRLILMAYVQRVAAQRRVPTILMPQTIGPFDSRVGRLIARKSLRQATRVFARDPVSLTYARQLGRQSAAESTDLVFALAQPDHEGADERDVVVNVSGLLWSENPHVDYHSYRRSVTDLIDGLLQRGHRVGVLAHVLDSPMTDNDVPAVRQVGSHFGDAVEILVPDSLTGVRGILATANLVIGARMHACLNSLSVGTPAIPWAYSRKFAPLVDALGWNLHVDLRASPDPARETLALVESLDLSAARSEVELILNRTNVMMDELGAGLSDIDVRQAAL from the coding sequence ATGACCACTACCAATCCGCGAATCCTCGTGCTCTGGGCCGACCGGGATTCGACGAACCTCGGGCTGCGCGCTCTGGCGGAGGGTACGGAGTCGGTCGTCGCACGGAGATGGCCGAACGCCGAATTGACGTACCACACGCAGGACAGTCAGGACACTCCGCTCAGCAAGCGAAACGTACTCCGGGACATCTTTCGCTCACGAGGGCCGATCAAGCGGGAACTTTCCCGATACGACGCGATTCTGGATACCGGCGCAGGCGACAGCTTCACGGACATCTACGGGCTGCGACGCCTCATCTTGATGGCGTACGTACAGCGCGTTGCCGCACAGCGTCGAGTGCCGACCATACTCATGCCCCAGACGATCGGTCCGTTCGACAGCAGGGTCGGACGGCTGATCGCGAGGAAGTCCCTACGGCAGGCCACCCGCGTCTTCGCACGCGATCCTGTAAGCCTCACGTATGCGCGACAGTTGGGACGGCAGTCCGCAGCAGAGTCGACAGACTTGGTGTTCGCACTGGCACAGCCAGATCATGAGGGGGCGGACGAACGCGACGTAGTAGTCAACGTCTCCGGATTGCTCTGGTCCGAGAACCCCCACGTCGATTACCACAGCTATCGCCGATCCGTCACAGACCTCATCGATGGGCTTCTCCAGCGCGGTCACCGGGTCGGCGTGCTTGCACACGTTCTCGATTCGCCGATGACGGACAACGATGTACCCGCTGTCCGACAGGTGGGAAGCCATTTCGGCGACGCAGTCGAGATCCTCGTGCCGGACTCGCTGACGGGTGTTCGCGGGATCCTCGCCACGGCGAACCTGGTCATCGGCGCGCGCATGCACGCCTGTCTCAACTCTCTGTCCGTAGGTACGCCGGCGATCCCCTGGGCGTATTCGCGCAAATTTGCCCCACTCGTCGATGCTCTGGGGTGGAACTTGCACGTCGACCTGAGGGCGTCGCCTGATCCGGCGCGCGAGACCCTCGCACTCGTGGAGTCGTTGGATCTTTCCGCAGCACGCAGCGAGGTGGAGCTAATCCTGAACAGGACCAATGTGATGATGGACGAGCTCGGCGCCGGCCTGAGTGACATCGATGTCCGTCAGGCGGCGCTGTAA
- a CDS encoding lipopolysaccharide biosynthesis protein: MTRLIVQLSPLITAPIIARELGPSGRGLYAACFAATILAPVVLGMGLPLAVRRRASIGAPESTIRAVYLVLPFLVPAAVVIGLLIERLVITELDPAGARAFLLGMGCSVGFIATLCFQSVLIASQRYGAIALLQSTQPVALTCGVALGWILGSLTLPWVLVSAAASTLLSTLVGVFLTRISPRGPRSRLRPLARESVVYSGSQAAETASNTLPQIVAVVAIGAHDAGLFAIAITVASLPMTLGHTIASVMFRDVAASASEASKRISALSIRITALTVAVPVVVLGCTTPVLIPLIFGEGFRGSTAITLICLCGSVFLTVNYVASQMLVAQGRGGLMTAAQILGLGVSVALMFILGPHLGGAGAALASVAGWMVTTLSSLRALRLSPTSLLFRAGDLRRCFNVVARGHIDYSAA, translated from the coding sequence GTGACGCGACTGATCGTCCAGCTGTCACCCCTGATCACCGCCCCCATCATCGCGCGCGAGCTCGGGCCGTCAGGGCGGGGTCTGTACGCCGCCTGCTTCGCCGCGACGATACTTGCGCCTGTCGTTCTCGGTATGGGCCTTCCCCTTGCCGTCCGGCGACGCGCGTCGATCGGTGCTCCCGAATCCACGATCCGGGCCGTCTACCTCGTTCTGCCGTTCCTGGTTCCGGCAGCAGTTGTGATCGGGCTCCTGATCGAGCGGTTGGTGATCACCGAACTCGATCCGGCCGGCGCCCGGGCATTCCTCCTGGGGATGGGCTGTTCCGTCGGGTTCATCGCAACGTTGTGTTTCCAGAGTGTGTTGATCGCGAGCCAACGCTACGGCGCGATAGCTCTCCTGCAATCGACACAACCCGTGGCACTCACATGCGGAGTCGCCCTCGGATGGATTCTCGGAAGTCTGACGCTTCCGTGGGTGCTGGTCAGTGCGGCGGCGAGCACACTCCTCTCCACCCTCGTGGGCGTGTTCCTCACACGAATATCACCGCGTGGACCGAGATCGCGCCTTCGCCCACTGGCGCGGGAGAGCGTTGTGTATTCCGGCAGCCAAGCGGCAGAGACGGCCTCGAATACGCTTCCTCAGATCGTTGCGGTCGTCGCGATCGGGGCGCACGATGCGGGATTGTTCGCTATCGCGATAACGGTCGCGAGCTTGCCGATGACCCTCGGACATACGATTGCGTCGGTGATGTTCCGGGACGTCGCAGCGTCGGCGTCGGAGGCGAGTAAACGTATTTCGGCGCTGTCGATCCGCATCACGGCCCTCACCGTCGCTGTGCCTGTGGTGGTGCTGGGATGCACGACGCCCGTGCTCATTCCGTTGATCTTCGGTGAGGGCTTTCGAGGCTCGACAGCAATTACTTTGATCTGTCTGTGTGGATCGGTCTTTCTCACCGTGAACTATGTCGCGTCCCAGATGCTGGTGGCGCAGGGCAGAGGGGGTCTCATGACCGCCGCACAGATCCTCGGGCTGGGCGTGAGCGTCGCACTGATGTTCATCCTGGGACCTCACCTCGGCGGTGCCGGGGCGGCGCTGGCGTCGGTCGCAGGCTGGATGGTGACCACCCTTTCGAGTCTGCGCGCTCTCCGATTGAGCCCGACATCGTTGCTGTTTCGAGCCGGTGACCTCCGCCGATGCTTCAACGTCGTGGCGAGGGGACATATCGATTACAGCGCCGCCTGA
- a CDS encoding Coenzyme F420 hydrogenase/dehydrogenase, beta subunit C-terminal domain: MDPNRLHAEIEEVVRRGNCSGCGACALLDKDVVLELADNGFIRPRIGVSGPSDTDPTALAEFRQSCPGVSVQAQRPVGTRRHDFLGPIVSIWEAYALDEDIRFKGSSGGTLTALNEWLVATGQIDSVVVAAASESNPAKTETSSVRTRADIVRATGSRYAPTASAAAADMDNPASAVVGKPCEVAALRALAKSRDQQSPLMLSFFCAGVPSQHATESLIHDLGVDDGAEVATVRYRGHGWPGDFYVEDAHGNSVRTSYDVSWGKHLGPAVQQRCKLCPDGVGESADISAGDFWRTDSSGYPDFTDQDGLSVLIARTRRGEDVIRRAAEEGVIAISAIDPDAVADVQPFQVVRRATLLGRMAGSRLAGHAAPRYRGFRLWRLSLRAPLRTLRAVAGTFRRARRW, translated from the coding sequence GTGGACCCGAACCGGCTGCACGCCGAGATCGAAGAGGTCGTCCGACGCGGAAACTGTTCCGGCTGCGGGGCGTGTGCCCTGCTCGACAAGGATGTTGTTCTCGAACTCGCGGACAACGGATTCATCCGTCCCCGCATCGGTGTGTCGGGTCCCTCGGACACCGATCCGACCGCGCTCGCCGAGTTCCGACAGTCGTGCCCCGGTGTCTCCGTCCAGGCACAAAGGCCGGTGGGGACCAGACGTCACGATTTCCTGGGACCGATCGTGTCGATCTGGGAGGCGTACGCGCTCGACGAGGACATTCGGTTCAAGGGAAGCAGTGGGGGCACCCTCACTGCTCTGAACGAATGGTTGGTTGCCACCGGACAGATCGACAGTGTCGTTGTCGCTGCCGCCTCCGAATCGAATCCTGCGAAGACCGAGACCAGTTCAGTGCGGACGCGAGCGGACATCGTACGGGCGACGGGGTCGCGCTACGCGCCCACCGCCAGTGCGGCGGCCGCTGATATGGACAATCCCGCCTCGGCTGTCGTCGGGAAACCCTGCGAGGTAGCCGCACTGCGAGCACTGGCGAAGTCCCGCGATCAACAGTCTCCCCTGATGCTTTCGTTCTTCTGCGCCGGTGTGCCGAGTCAGCACGCGACGGAGTCCCTGATTCACGATCTGGGGGTGGACGATGGCGCTGAGGTGGCGACGGTGCGATATCGCGGGCACGGTTGGCCAGGGGACTTCTACGTGGAAGATGCCCACGGCAACTCGGTCCGAACGTCCTATGACGTTTCGTGGGGAAAGCATCTGGGGCCGGCGGTGCAGCAGCGCTGCAAGCTCTGTCCGGATGGTGTCGGGGAAAGCGCCGACATCAGTGCCGGCGACTTCTGGCGGACGGACAGTAGTGGATACCCCGATTTCACCGACCAGGACGGTCTGAGCGTCCTCATCGCGCGAACCCGGCGAGGCGAGGACGTCATCCGGCGCGCCGCCGAGGAGGGAGTGATCGCGATCAGTGCGATCGATCCTGACGCGGTTGCGGATGTGCAACCCTTCCAGGTGGTTCGGCGCGCGACCCTGCTGGGGCGTATGGCGGGTAGCCGGCTTGCCGGGCACGCGGCCCCCCGGTACCGCGGATTCCGCTTGTGGCGGCTGTCGCTGCGGGCGCCTCTCAGAACCCTTCGCGCCGTGGCCGGAACCTTTCGACGGGCCCGGCGATGGTAG
- a CDS encoding DUF1972 domain-containing protein: MTSVGRSVAIIGTRGYPSYYGGFETLIRHLAPCLVEKGWDVTVYSRPGATVPTDPSRDPRVVVRNTPGLESRSLSTLSYGLTSCLDAAVKKPDVALVLNVANGFWLPALKSRGIPTVVNVDGIEWERAKWGNGAKRVFRAGATLTARYATRLVVDSLEIKRRWENDFQREGDFIPYGGDFVDPLPPVEGLTPKKYVLMVARFVPENTVVEFFEAAEVLSRDRDVVIVGSSGYGGELDEHVRALAQRNERVTWMGHVSDDRKLFSLWQNAGAYFHGHSVGGTNPALVQAMACQAPIVARDTVYNREVLGDAGRFVAAEASEIVTTVKDVIADSAGQQVMRDRALQRAYDYYTWEDVCQRYEESLLTAIG; this comes from the coding sequence ATGACGTCAGTGGGTCGTTCGGTTGCAATCATCGGAACGCGAGGTTATCCGAGCTACTACGGTGGCTTCGAGACCCTGATCCGGCATCTCGCTCCGTGCCTCGTGGAAAAAGGGTGGGATGTCACCGTCTATTCGCGTCCAGGTGCGACTGTCCCCACGGATCCCTCACGTGACCCGAGAGTCGTCGTCCGCAATACTCCCGGGCTCGAGTCCCGGTCCCTCAGCACGCTGTCCTACGGGTTGACGTCATGCCTGGACGCGGCAGTGAAGAAGCCTGACGTAGCTCTCGTCCTGAACGTGGCGAACGGGTTCTGGCTGCCGGCGCTCAAATCGCGAGGAATCCCCACCGTCGTCAACGTGGACGGGATCGAGTGGGAGCGTGCAAAGTGGGGCAACGGCGCCAAGCGGGTCTTTCGTGCCGGCGCCACACTGACCGCGCGCTATGCGACGCGGTTGGTGGTCGACTCCCTCGAAATCAAGCGCCGATGGGAAAACGACTTCCAGCGTGAAGGCGACTTCATACCCTATGGAGGCGACTTCGTCGATCCACTTCCGCCGGTCGAGGGACTCACACCCAAGAAGTACGTCTTGATGGTCGCGCGGTTCGTGCCGGAAAACACCGTCGTCGAGTTCTTCGAAGCCGCAGAGGTCTTGAGCCGCGATCGCGACGTCGTGATAGTCGGATCGTCGGGGTACGGCGGCGAGCTGGACGAGCACGTGCGGGCGCTGGCCCAGCGCAATGAACGGGTCACATGGATGGGTCACGTCAGTGACGATCGAAAGCTGTTCTCACTGTGGCAGAATGCGGGCGCCTATTTCCACGGTCACAGTGTGGGCGGAACGAACCCCGCGTTGGTCCAGGCCATGGCATGTCAAGCGCCCATCGTCGCGCGAGACACGGTGTACAACCGCGAAGTTCTGGGGGATGCAGGCAGGTTCGTCGCGGCGGAAGCATCGGAGATCGTGACCACCGTAAAGGATGTCATCGCCGATTCGGCGGGCCAGCAGGTAATGCGCGATCGGGCACTCCAGCGCGCATACGACTATTACACCTGGGAAGATGTCTGCCAGCGTTACGAAGAGTCTCTTCTTACGGCGATCGGCTGA
- a CDS encoding glycosyltransferase, translated as MTTTRHEADRVSTYNTISAEVAVTGLGLSTTLLEARSRQPGHPLKTRGFLLTVGRLNIRKNLENTIAAAIESGAISEDFPLVVVGQRSGRLPETSESVRSGVAAGAIVFIEFVPDEELRWLYENCALFCFLSLGEGYGLPPVEAAYFGARVLVSDIPVLRENLGACAQYVDPHDVPAISGAITALLATEAREQDDAARSNPGSPITGDWDVTVETIRTTVAELVDST; from the coding sequence TTGACGACGACACGCCACGAGGCCGATCGGGTTTCTACGTACAACACCATCTCGGCCGAGGTGGCCGTGACGGGACTGGGGCTGTCGACGACGTTGCTCGAAGCGCGGTCACGACAACCGGGCCACCCGCTGAAGACTCGTGGGTTCCTGCTCACCGTCGGGCGACTGAATATTCGCAAGAATCTGGAGAACACGATCGCCGCCGCAATCGAATCGGGTGCGATCTCGGAGGACTTCCCGCTGGTCGTTGTCGGTCAGCGATCCGGACGGCTCCCCGAGACCAGCGAATCGGTCAGATCAGGTGTGGCAGCCGGTGCGATCGTCTTCATCGAGTTCGTGCCAGACGAGGAACTGCGGTGGCTGTACGAGAACTGCGCGCTGTTCTGTTTCCTCTCGCTCGGTGAGGGATACGGTCTGCCGCCGGTCGAGGCGGCGTACTTCGGCGCACGCGTTCTCGTCAGCGACATTCCGGTCCTGCGAGAGAATCTCGGTGCCTGCGCGCAGTACGTCGATCCACACGATGTTCCTGCGATCTCGGGCGCGATCACCGCATTGTTGGCCACTGAAGCGAGAGAGCAGGACGATGCGGCGCGGTCGAATCCGGGAAGTCCGATAACCGGGGACTGGGATGTGACCGTAGAGACCATCCGAACAACCGTCGCCGAGCTTGTGGACAGCACATAG
- a CDS encoding sugar transferase codes for MATFNSTVERASTVHSVAAASAQRGVARRHWLAVYIRRILLTDTLVVVLAVALAQWVRFGGAGTLVDSRTLNNVSYGLISVALVASWLGILAVFHVRSPRVVGSGPEEYRRIATATLRLFGLIAIAALLLHVELARLYLAIAFPTGLLGLLLTRWMWRRVLARKRARGLCRTAVLVVGAEHSVRNLARTFDRGTADGYNVVGVCIPAHHRPSGDAITVDGRSIPVLGDEHDVVDAIERSGADTVAVTATEHLGHHGLREMVWDLEQLDVDLVVAPGMMDVSGPRLEMRPVAGLPLIHVEKPRYHGANRFGKTSFDLVFAIVALVLLSPVMLFAAVAVKLTSRGPVLYRSERMGMDGKPFPMLKFRSMVAEADTHSATLSGHNEGAGVLFKLRDDPRVTRVGRVLRKYSIDELPQFINVLRREMSVVGPRPPLRVEVESYENEVHRRLLVKPGVTGLWQVSGRSDLSWEDSVRLDLSYVENWSMVGDMLIIAKTLKAVVSHDGAY; via the coding sequence ATGGCGACGTTCAACTCGACTGTGGAGAGAGCTTCAACTGTTCACAGCGTTGCGGCAGCGTCAGCGCAACGAGGGGTGGCGCGCCGACATTGGCTGGCCGTGTACATCAGGCGAATCCTCCTCACCGACACGCTCGTCGTCGTGCTCGCGGTGGCCCTGGCTCAATGGGTGCGCTTCGGGGGTGCCGGAACTCTCGTCGACTCGCGCACCCTGAACAACGTGAGCTACGGTCTGATCTCCGTCGCCCTGGTGGCCTCGTGGCTCGGCATCCTCGCCGTCTTTCACGTGCGATCCCCGCGAGTCGTCGGGAGCGGCCCGGAGGAGTATCGGCGCATCGCCACCGCGACGCTCCGGCTGTTCGGCCTCATCGCGATCGCCGCACTCCTCCTGCACGTGGAACTGGCACGGTTGTACCTGGCGATCGCCTTCCCGACAGGTCTCCTCGGTCTCCTCCTGACCCGGTGGATGTGGCGGCGGGTCCTCGCTCGCAAACGTGCGCGCGGACTGTGCCGGACGGCCGTCCTCGTCGTCGGCGCCGAACACTCCGTGCGCAACCTCGCGAGGACGTTCGATCGGGGAACGGCGGACGGGTACAACGTGGTCGGGGTATGTATCCCCGCGCACCATCGGCCCTCCGGCGATGCGATCACCGTGGACGGACGGTCGATCCCGGTCCTCGGTGACGAGCACGACGTCGTCGATGCGATCGAGCGATCCGGAGCCGACACCGTCGCGGTCACGGCCACCGAGCATCTCGGCCATCACGGGCTTCGCGAAATGGTGTGGGATCTCGAGCAGTTGGACGTCGACCTGGTGGTCGCTCCGGGAATGATGGATGTCTCCGGGCCGCGCCTCGAGATGCGGCCGGTCGCGGGACTGCCGCTGATCCACGTGGAGAAGCCGCGCTATCACGGCGCCAACCGATTCGGGAAGACCTCGTTCGATCTGGTGTTCGCGATCGTCGCACTCGTACTGCTGAGCCCGGTGATGCTGTTCGCGGCCGTGGCCGTCAAGCTGACGAGCCGGGGACCGGTCCTGTACAGATCGGAACGAATGGGCATGGACGGCAAACCGTTCCCGATGTTGAAGTTCCGGTCGATGGTGGCCGAAGCAGACACGCACAGTGCCACCCTGAGTGGGCACAACGAGGGCGCCGGAGTCCTGTTCAAATTACGCGACGATCCGCGTGTCACGCGCGTGGGTCGCGTCCTGCGCAAGTACAGCATCGACGAGTTGCCCCAGTTCATCAACGTGCTGCGACGAGAGATGAGTGTGGTGGGACCGCGGCCTCCGCTGCGTGTCGAGGTCGAATCGTACGAGAACGAGGTGCATCGCCGGCTCCTGGTGAAGCCCGGCGTCACCGGACTGTGGCAGGTGAGCGGGCGCTCCGACCTGTCGTGGGAGGACTCGGTGCGACTCGACCTGTCCTACGTCGAGAACTGGTCGATGGTCGGCGACATGCTGATCATCGCCAAGACCCTGAAGGCGGTGGTCTCCCATGACGGCGCGTACTGA
- a CDS encoding alpha/beta fold hydrolase produces the protein MITVLCCRGIGEDLDVNMLTNTTQLLDPARFVVKQVPWEASYGPVPDPGGSAFDKALSEGRALLLRMIDEDPNPVVLLGYSGGAALAGTVAAEVGRGQHPTLDVRGAGLIADPLRPASPNLPGWGIAGQRPITGMPVWQIADPLDAICCCPGNSPLRTFADQSAAFSLADPAAWVVDLLDRLRTRRWQAVILNWWRPWTVWQQYSEAIDDVNGYLFRGDHTSYWVRLAPGTDRTYCALLADRVNQLTE, from the coding sequence ATGATCACCGTCTTGTGCTGCCGAGGTATCGGTGAGGATCTCGACGTCAACATGCTCACCAACACGACACAACTCCTCGACCCCGCACGGTTCGTCGTCAAGCAGGTGCCGTGGGAGGCGAGCTACGGCCCCGTGCCCGATCCGGGCGGCTCGGCGTTCGACAAGGCGCTGTCCGAAGGTCGCGCGCTCCTGTTGCGGATGATCGACGAGGATCCGAATCCGGTTGTTCTGCTCGGCTACTCGGGTGGAGCGGCTCTCGCCGGCACCGTGGCGGCCGAGGTGGGACGGGGACAGCACCCCACCCTGGACGTTCGCGGGGCCGGACTGATCGCCGACCCCCTGCGGCCGGCGTCCCCGAACCTGCCCGGTTGGGGCATCGCGGGGCAACGCCCGATCACGGGGATGCCCGTGTGGCAGATCGCCGACCCGTTGGACGCCATCTGCTGCTGCCCGGGCAACTCGCCGCTCCGCACATTCGCGGACCAATCGGCCGCCTTCTCACTCGCCGACCCGGCAGCGTGGGTGGTGGACCTCCTCGATCGGCTCCGCACCCGACGGTGGCAGGCGGTGATCCTGAACTGGTGGCGCCCATGGACGGTCTGGCAGCAGTACTCCGAGGCCATCGACGACGTCAACGGTTACCTGTTCCGGGGCGACCACACCAGCTACTGGGTGCGACTCGCCCCGGGCACCGACCGAACCTACTGCGCGCTGCTCGCCGACCGCGTCAACCAACTGACCGAGTGA